A window from Centropristis striata isolate RG_2023a ecotype Rhode Island chromosome 4, C.striata_1.0, whole genome shotgun sequence encodes these proteins:
- the trpc4b gene encoding short transient receptor potential channel 4b, with amino-acid sequence MSQLYYRKTDNSSYRDRIPLQVVRAESELSALERAYLGAVEKGDYGSVKQALEEAEIYFRINIDCIDPLGRTALLIAIENENLEIIELLLSFNVYVGDALLHAIRKEVVGAVELLLNHKKPRGEKQVPPILLDKQFSDFTPDITPIILAAHTNNYEIIKLLLQRGVSIPQPHAVRCNCVECVSSSDVDCLRYSRSRLNIYKALASSSLIALSSEDPFLTAFQLSWELKELSMVENEFKSEYEELAHMCKQFAKDLLDQTRSSKELEIILNYRDDADPLLDENTNDLARLKLAIKYCQKEFVAQPNCQQLLASRWYDEFPGWRRRHWAVKLITCIFIGVLFPLFCILYLITPKSRYGLFIRKPFIKFICHTASYLTFLFLLFLASQHIASANPAIQGPAPNTVEWMILPWVLGFIWTEIKQMWDSGFEDYIDDWWNLMDFIMNSLYLATISLKIVAYVKFSGKKSRETWEMWHPTLIAEALFAIANIFSSLRLICLFTANSHLGPLQISLGRMLLDILKFLFIYCLVLLAFANGLNQLYFYYEKDMGNNCTGIRCNQQNNAFSTLFETLQSLFWSVFGLISLYVTNVEPNHQFTEFVGTTMFGTYNVISLVVLLNMLIAMMNNSYQHIADHADIEWKFARTKLWMSYFEEGGTLPSPFNIIPSPKSVYYLIGWIRMHLFMRKSIKRLVTFETLGMRAADSVRLNHEYQEVLKNLVKRYVAAMIRDAKTAEGLTEENFKELKQDISSFRYEVVGMMKGKLQGGVAGTIASSTLAYPGNPFKYSPKFPIDDPQQKLTVFDIPTPIPSPTGNSGVAITIRSVDSNRQANVPVVLSSIGQAQNELSKNDSDARSLQRQSRPSSQKCDEIQSLSEKETLGSGEQKQEQLQIEKAIVEVSQKVEKDTLGIEHSGKEHTKKVTNGPKKIKK; translated from the exons ATGTCACAGCTGTATTACAGGAAAACTGACAACTCCTCATACAGAGACCGCATCCCCCTGCAGGTTGTGCGGGCAGAGTCTGAGCTCTCTGCTCTGGAGAGGGCCTACCTGGGGGCTGTTGAGAAGGGGGACTATGGCAGTGTGAAACAAGCCCTGGAGGAGGCTGAGATCTACTTCAGGATCAACATTGACTGCATCGACCCCCTGGGGCGCACAGCTCTGCTCATTGCCATTGAAAATGAGAACCTGGAGATCATTGAGCTGCTGCTCAGCTTTAATGTATATGTGGGTGATGCTCTGCTACATGCCATCCGCAAAGAAGTGGTGGGGGCTGTGGAGCTGCTGCTCAACCACAAGAAGCCACGTGGGGAAAAACAG GTTCCACCAATTCTGCTGGACAAACAGTTTTCAGACTTCACCCCAGACATCACTCCAATCATCCTTGCAGCCCACACCAACAACTATGAGATCATCAAACTGCTCTTGCAGCGAGGTGTTTCTATACCTCAGCCACATGCTGTGCGTTGCAACTGTGTAGAGTGTGTGTCCAGTTCAGACGTGGACTGCTTACGTTACTCACGCTCTCGTCTTAACATCTACAAGGCCCTTGCCAGCTCATCTCTCATCGCCCTCTCCAGTGAGGATCCTTTCCTCACGGCTTTCCAACTCAGCTGGGAGCTGAAGGAGCTCAGCATGGTAGAGAATGAGTTCAAGTCAGAGTATGAGGAGCTGGCTCATATGTGTAAGCAGTTTGCAAAGGACCTTTTGGACCAGACCCGAAGCTCTAAAGAGTTGGAAATAATTCTCAACTACCGTGATGACGCCGACCCTCTGCTGGATGAGAACACTAATGATCTGGCCCGACTGAAGCTGGCTATCAAATATTGCCAGAAAGAG TTTGTTGCTCAGCCCAACTGTCAGCAGCTGCTGGCGTCTCGGTGGTATGATGAGTTTCCAGGCTGGAGGAGGCGTCACTGGGCAGTAAAACTTATCACATGCATCTTCATTGGTGTCCTCTTCCCACTGTTTTGCATCTTATACCTGATCACTCCGAAGAGCCGTTATGGCTTATTCATCCGGAAGCCCTTCATCAAGTTCATCTGTCACACTGCGTCCTATCTGACcttcctcttcctgctcttCTTGGCTTCGCAGCATATAGCCTCTGCAAACCCTGCGATTCAAGGCCCCGCACCCAACACTGTGGAATGGATGATCCTGCCCTGGGTGCTTG GTTTTATATGGACGGAGATAAAACAGATGTGGGATAGCGGTTTTGAAGACTACATAGATGACTGGTGGAACTTAATGGACTTCATAATGAACTCCTTGTATCTTGCAACAATTTCTCTGAAAATTGTTGCCTATGTAAAG TTCAGTGGGAAGAAAAGCAGAGAAACCTGGGAAATGTGGCATCCAACTTTGATTGCAGAGGCATTGTTTGCCATTGCCAACATCTTCAGCTCCTTGCGCCTCATCTGCCTTTTCACTGCCAACTCCCATCTAGGCCCCTTACAGATCTCACTGGGCCGCATGCTTCTGGACATCCTCaagtttctcttcatctattgTCTAGTGCTGTTAGCCTTCGCCAATGGCCTCAACCAGCtctacttttattatgaaaaagaTATGGGCAACAATTGCACGGGTATTCGCTGTAATCAGCAAAACAACGCCTTCTCAAC GCTGTTCGAGACACTGCAGTCATTATTTTGGTCTGTATTTGGCCTGATTTCCCTTTATGTGACGAATGTGGAACCCAACCATCAATTCACCGAGTTTGTGGGCACTACCATGTTTGGCACGTACAATGTCATCTCCCTGGTAGTCCTTCTGAACATGCTAATTGCTATGATGAATAACTCCTACCAGCACATTGCT GATCATGCAGATATAGAATGGAAATTTGCGAGAACTAAACTATGGATGAGCTACTTTGAAGAAGGGGGAACTTTGCCATCTCCATTCAATATCATACCCAGTCCAAAGTCGGTTTATTATCTAATTGGATGGATAAGGATGCATTTGTTTATGCGAAAAAGCATAAAAAGGCTTGTTACCTTTGAAACTTTGGGG ATGCGTGCAGCAGACAGCGTAAGATTAAACCATGAGTATCAG gAGGTTTTGAAGAACCTAGTGAAGCGGTATGTGGCCGCCATGATCAGAGATGCCAAGACAGCAGAAGGGCTGACAGAAGAGAATTTCAAG GAGCTTAAGCAGGATATCTCCAGCTTCCGCTATGAAGTCGTGGGAATGATGAAGGGTAAACTTCAAGGTGGGGTTGCAGGTACCATTGCATCCTCCACCTTGGCTTACCCAGGGAACCCATTCAAGTACTCTCCCAAATTCCCTATTGACGATCCTCAACAGAAGCTGACCGTGTTTGATATACCCACTCCAATCCCCAGCCCCACCGGAAACAGTGGGGTCGCTATCACCATCAGGTCTGTGGACTCTAACAGGCAAGCAAATGTTCCAGTTGTTCTGTCCAGCATAGGACAGGCTCAGAACGAGCTTTCCAAGAATGACTCAGATGCCAGgtccctgcagagacagagcagACCCTCCTCTCAGAAATGTGATGAAATACAGTCATTATCCGAGAAAGAAACATTGGGATCTGgtgaacaaaaacaagaacaacttCAGATTGAGAAAGCAATTGTGGAAGTCTCACAGAAAGTGGAGAAGGATACTCTGGGGATTGAACATTCTGGCAAAGAACACACTAAGAAAGTGACAAATgggcccaaaaaaataaaaaaataa